From a single Planctellipticum variicoloris genomic region:
- a CDS encoding DUF1573 domain-containing protein produces MKPALWTAQTVGLWTLACLPVVLSVIVHGAATPAPLAIAAASRPALAFNQYQVDLGAIQAMPEVRATFVFQNRGSQPVEIQEIQPSCGCLMPRLSKKRYEPGESDGLVVRVQPANEQPGSKEYFVDMKYTDPEPRSVRLTFKLIIPEQQLLVSPKALIFFQFGDQETTQNLTVTNARGTSLRILDAVTNSSYVTLQIGDQGLSPRDGYPQQVVRVTAAANVPDGRHHGLITLKTDDADQPELRVPVMVQGGKAPQRP; encoded by the coding sequence GTGAAACCAGCGCTGTGGACCGCTCAGACCGTCGGATTGTGGACGCTGGCGTGCCTGCCGGTCGTGTTGTCAGTGATCGTCCACGGCGCCGCGACGCCGGCCCCGCTGGCGATTGCTGCCGCGTCCCGGCCGGCACTGGCCTTTAATCAGTATCAGGTCGATCTCGGCGCAATCCAGGCGATGCCTGAAGTCCGCGCTACGTTCGTCTTTCAAAATCGCGGATCGCAGCCCGTCGAGATTCAGGAAATCCAGCCGAGCTGCGGCTGTCTGATGCCCCGACTTTCTAAAAAGCGCTACGAACCCGGCGAATCCGACGGTCTTGTCGTCCGCGTGCAACCGGCGAATGAGCAGCCCGGTTCCAAAGAGTACTTTGTCGATATGAAGTACACGGATCCTGAACCGCGATCCGTCCGCCTGACCTTCAAGCTCATCATCCCTGAACAACAACTTCTGGTCAGTCCCAAAGCTCTGATTTTCTTCCAGTTCGGCGACCAGGAGACCACGCAGAACCTGACGGTGACGAATGCCCGCGGAACGTCGCTCCGAATTCTGGACGCCGTTACGAACTCCTCGTACGTCACGCTGCAGATTGGCGATCAGGGCTTGTCGCCTCGGGACGGCTATCCGCAACAGGTGGTCCGCGTGACTGCAGCGGCCAATGTTCCCGACGGACGGCATCATGGGCTGATTACGCTGAAGACGGATGACGCCGATCAGCCGGAGCTGCGCGTGCCGGTGATGGTTCAGGGAGGCAAGGCCCCGCAGCGGCCGTGA